The proteins below are encoded in one region of Desulfovibrio sp. JC010:
- a CDS encoding sensor histidine kinase KdpD, giving the protein MSSENKSADVSSYEPEGPLGEGFQLSLGPAPDKMLYIQRRIHEKMDDYKDYSFSATEKRALMIFFDLAQEFDSLEDFFAVCTAVPRSLFDLDCRLYLAIGPDEFIPVGRTESRGPVCSSIPLEKVFHGGHLFIPIRGNIELVDQLPFKPAGDVIGCFEFYKLDNLSDHQSLFFEKFVNRVGFQLHSKLLRRKGQEHLEFVRNLVKDVGHNVIVPNMYFKLFYNRLRDRIENIRKLRGEVYRKSVDEVSHDLDLLYNGLVHQFNEIHSHYEQTSLFLETLLRRQHFEEGRYIVEKRPCNLLKKIIEPQLERYRSRFEERGIRLDTSMGGVPDREVRIVADVGLISQVYANLFSNAVKYTREETMCDGRRDKFAAYGWDVVEDYFKNGWNGLKLNVFTTGPHLLEEDREELFQPGFRSENVGDEYGSGHGLFFVRQVVELHGGHVGYEPQDGGNNFYFILPLGEN; this is encoded by the coding sequence ATGAGCAGCGAAAATAAAAGTGCCGATGTTTCTTCATACGAGCCGGAAGGTCCGCTGGGTGAAGGATTTCAGCTGTCCCTTGGCCCGGCCCCGGACAAAATGTTGTATATCCAGCGGCGCATCCATGAAAAAATGGATGATTATAAAGACTACAGCTTTTCCGCAACGGAAAAGCGGGCGTTGATGATTTTTTTTGATCTTGCTCAGGAGTTTGATTCCCTAGAAGATTTTTTTGCCGTCTGTACAGCCGTCCCGCGATCCCTTTTTGATCTGGACTGCAGGCTTTATCTTGCCATTGGACCGGACGAGTTTATTCCCGTGGGCAGAACGGAAAGCCGCGGTCCGGTCTGCAGTTCAATTCCTCTTGAAAAGGTTTTTCACGGCGGCCACCTTTTTATCCCTATCCGGGGGAATATCGAACTGGTGGACCAGTTGCCCTTCAAGCCGGCAGGGGATGTGATCGGCTGTTTTGAATTTTATAAGCTGGATAATCTTTCCGACCACCAGTCATTGTTTTTTGAAAAATTCGTCAACCGGGTCGGTTTTCAGCTGCACAGCAAGCTCCTGCGCCGCAAAGGGCAGGAACATCTGGAGTTCGTACGCAATCTGGTCAAGGACGTGGGGCATAATGTCATTGTCCCTAACATGTATTTCAAGCTTTTTTACAACAGACTGCGTGACCGTATTGAAAATATCCGCAAACTTCGCGGAGAGGTTTACCGAAAATCAGTAGATGAAGTCAGTCATGATCTGGATCTGCTGTACAACGGTCTGGTTCACCAGTTTAATGAAATCCACAGTCATTATGAGCAGACCAGTCTTTTTCTGGAAACTTTGTTGCGTCGCCAGCACTTTGAAGAGGGACGTTATATTGTGGAAAAGCGGCCCTGCAACCTGCTCAAGAAGATTATTGAGCCGCAGCTTGAACGGTACCGTTCAAGGTTCGAGGAGCGGGGAATCCGGTTGGATACCAGCATGGGCGGCGTGCCTGACCGCGAGGTGCGTATTGTGGCCGATGTGGGGCTTATCTCTCAGGTTTATGCCAATCTATTCTCCAATGCTGTTAAGTATACCCGCGAAGAGACTATGTGCGACGGGCGCAGGGACAAGTTTGCTGCTTACGGTTGGGATGTGGTGGAAGATTATTTCAAGAACGGTTGGAATGGACTCAAGTTGAATGTTTTCACCACCGGCCCGCATCTTTTGGAAGAAGACCGGGAAGAGCTCTTCCAGCCCGGTTTCCGCAGCGAAAACGTTGGTGATGAGTATGGTTCCGGGCATGGTTTGTTTTTTGTGCGGCAGGTAGTGGAATTGCATGGCGGGCATGTGGGCTACGAGCCGCAGGACGGGGGCAATAATTT
- the serB gene encoding phosphoserine phosphatase SerB, producing the protein MPEIILIQISGEDKPGLTSALTGVLAGYGIDILDIGQSVIHSQLVLGVLIRIPREAESAPVLKDIMFKGYELGVNVKFRPIEADKYMDWVNAQGKPRHIVTLVGDKVTGTHISRISQIIADNGLNIDMIHRLSGRIPMNGEPAPRHACVEFSIRGVPEDLDRMRSNFLDMAAQDQVDIALQEDNVFRRNRRLVAFDMDSTLIQAEVIDELAKAAGSGEIVSRITESAMRGEIDFKESLRQRLATLKGLDESVMEGIAHELPITDGAERLISNLKKFGYKTAIISGGFTYFGEKLQEKLGVDYVYANRLEIEDGKLTGGVIGDIVDGAKKAELLQKIAGKEQISLQQSIAVGDGANDLPMLSIAGLGIAFHAKPKVKQDARQSISHFGLDSILYLIGLRDRDTD; encoded by the coding sequence ATGCCCGAAATAATTCTCATTCAAATATCCGGCGAAGACAAACCTGGCCTGACCTCAGCACTTACAGGGGTTCTGGCGGGCTACGGCATAGACATTCTGGACATCGGCCAATCCGTTATCCACAGCCAGCTTGTGCTGGGGGTGCTGATCAGGATACCCCGCGAGGCGGAATCCGCCCCGGTACTCAAGGACATCATGTTCAAAGGGTACGAACTGGGGGTCAACGTCAAATTCCGGCCCATTGAAGCGGACAAGTACATGGACTGGGTCAATGCCCAGGGTAAGCCGCGACACATTGTCACCCTTGTGGGCGATAAAGTAACCGGAACGCATATTTCACGCATTTCGCAGATCATTGCAGACAACGGCTTGAACATTGACATGATCCACCGCTTGTCAGGCCGCATTCCCATGAACGGGGAACCAGCACCGCGCCATGCCTGCGTGGAATTCTCCATTCGCGGAGTACCCGAAGACCTCGACCGCATGCGTTCAAATTTTCTGGATATGGCTGCGCAGGATCAAGTGGACATCGCCCTGCAGGAAGACAACGTCTTCCGCAGAAACAGAAGGCTGGTGGCCTTTGACATGGACTCCACCCTCATTCAGGCGGAGGTCATCGACGAACTGGCCAAAGCAGCCGGATCAGGCGAAATTGTCAGCCGGATCACCGAATCGGCCATGCGCGGCGAGATAGACTTCAAGGAGAGCCTGCGACAGCGGCTGGCGACCCTGAAAGGATTGGATGAATCCGTGATGGAAGGCATCGCCCACGAACTGCCCATCACCGACGGTGCTGAACGGCTGATCTCCAACCTCAAAAAATTCGGCTACAAAACAGCCATCATTTCCGGTGGATTCACATATTTCGGTGAAAAACTACAGGAAAAGCTGGGTGTGGACTACGTTTATGCCAACCGGCTTGAAATCGAAGACGGCAAGCTCACCGGCGGGGTTATCGGAGACATTGTGGACGGAGCCAAGAAAGCGGAACTGCTGCAGAAGATCGCTGGAAAAGAACAGATCAGTCTGCAACAGTCCATTGCGGTTGGAGACGGAGCCAACGACCTGCCCATGCTCTCCATTGCCGGACTGGGCATTGCCTTTCATGCCAAGCCCAAGGTCAAGCAGGATGCCCGCCAGTCCATATCCCATTTCGGGCTGGATTCTATTTTGTATCTGATCGGACTGCGTGACCGGGATACGGATTAA
- a CDS encoding DUF4198 domain-containing protein gives MKMKVVFLNLLLAVAMAVPASAHFQMVYTPEIAKNKGGETEVKLVFTHPYEAGHTMGMGMPEEFFMLHQKGEEGKTKKYDLKKLLKPITWTSLTNSGEAYEATLPKKICRSMGDYTLVLVPAPYYEGEEDIYIQQITKTYMNVGGLPGNWSAPAGLKTEWLPLVKPYAMWTGMTFKAQLLSGGKPVANADVEVEYMNHEPDMKKNAFKKEAKSEAPQDAFVTMGVKTDAQGYVTFTVPKAGWWGFCALGSGPDKEFKGKELSQDAVIWIKAVDM, from the coding sequence ATGAAGATGAAGGTAGTTTTTCTTAATTTGTTGCTGGCAGTAGCCATGGCTGTTCCCGCTTCCGCGCATTTCCAGATGGTTTACACCCCTGAAATTGCCAAGAACAAGGGCGGCGAAACTGAAGTAAAACTCGTTTTTACCCACCCTTATGAAGCAGGTCACACCATGGGTATGGGTATGCCTGAAGAGTTCTTCATGCTGCACCAGAAAGGTGAAGAGGGTAAAACCAAAAAGTATGACCTCAAAAAACTGCTCAAGCCTATCACCTGGACCAGCCTGACCAACTCGGGTGAAGCTTACGAAGCAACCCTGCCCAAAAAGATCTGCCGTTCCATGGGCGATTACACCCTCGTACTGGTTCCCGCTCCTTACTATGAAGGTGAAGAAGACATCTACATTCAGCAGATCACCAAGACTTATATGAACGTTGGCGGTCTGCCCGGCAACTGGTCTGCTCCCGCAGGTCTGAAGACTGAATGGCTTCCCCTTGTTAAGCCTTATGCAATGTGGACCGGTATGACCTTCAAGGCCCAGCTTCTTTCCGGCGGCAAGCCCGTTGCCAATGCTGACGTTGAAGTGGAATACATGAACCACGAGCCGGACATGAAAAAGAATGCTTTCAAAAAAGAAGCAAAGTCCGAAGCTCCTCAGGACGCTTTCGTAACCATGGGTGTTAAAACCGACGCTCAGGGCTACGTAACTTTCACCGTTCCCAAAGCCGGATGGTGGGGATTCTGCGCACTGGGTTCCGGTCCTGACAAAGAGTTCAAAGGCAAAGAGCTCTCTCAGGATGCCGTAATCTGGATCAAAGCCGTAGATATGTAG